DNA from Acidobacteriota bacterium:
CGGCCACCGTCACCATCCAGGGGGACAACAAGGTGTACGTGCCGCTCAAGGGGCCCTGGATGGGGGTCTACGCCGCCGACGCCTGCGCCCTGGTCGTCGCCGAGGAGATGGGGGCCCGGATCGAGGATGTGATCCTCCAGTACGACAACCGGGCGTTCTTCACCCCGGTCGGGGGGGGGAGCGACGGCACCACGGCCTCCGCCTGGGTGATGAAGGAGGCGGCCGTGCGGTGCCGCAAGGCGCTGCTCGAGCTGGCCGCGCCCAAGTTCAAGGCCGGACCGGAGGAGCTCGACACGAAGGACACCATGGTTTTCCTGAAGTCCGACCCGGGCCGGAAGATCCCGTTCGGCCAGTTCATCGCCGACGAAGGCTTCGGCGACCAGGACAAGGACATCGCCGCGACCTTCTTCGGCCGCCCCCCCGAGACGACCTGGCACCAGGGGGGGAAGGTGCTCGATGTCATGAACGCGAGCTTCTGCGAAGTGGCCGTGGACACCGAGACCGGCGAGGTCGAGGTGACCCGGTTCGTGGTGGCCTGCGACCCCGGCAAGGTGCTCCGGATGACGTCGTTCGAGGGGCAGCTGCACCAGGCGATGTACTTCAGCCAGGGGGGCGGCCTTTCGGAGGAGTTCGTCTACGACAAGGCCAGCGGGGTGAAGCTCAGCACCAACATGATCGAGTACAGGAAGCCCACGATCCTCGACCTCGGGCCGATCGAGACCTGCGCCGTGGAGAGCCGGTCGGGAAACGCCTGCTACGGCGCCTCCGGCATCAGCCACTGCATGGCGGCCCCGCAGCTCCCGGTCTGCGCCGTGGCCAACGCCATAGGCAAGTGGATCGAACCCCCGATAACCCCGGACAAGGTGCTCCGGGCGCTCGGGAAGGCATAGGAGCGGAGAGGATCCGCATTCATGAAGCCGGTGACGACTCAGACGGGAGAACGGAAATGGCCGACGATAAGAAGGTATTGAGGCGCGATTTTCTGAAGAGCGGGGGGACCGCCCTCGCCGCGGGGGCCCTGACGGTGGGGGCGCCGCTCGCCGCGGCGCCTCCGGCCGTGGAGGCCGCCGTTTCCCATGCGGCGTCCAAGGGGTATATCGTCTACGACAGCCGGCTCTGCTTCGGCTGCCAGAGCTGCATGTACGCCTGCTCGATGACGCACGAGGGGGTGGCGAACCCTTCGCTTTCGAGGATCCAGATCATCCGCGACGCCCCCTCCTTCACCAAGTACCCCTATGACATCGTGATGTCGGTCTGCCGCCAGTGCGTCACCCCCGTCTGCGTGCAGAACTGCCCGACCGGCGCCTGTCACATCGATGCCGCCAACGGGAACGTACGCCGCATCGACCAGGAAAAATGCATCGGCTGCAAGCGCTGCATCCAGTCGTGCCCCCAGAGGCCCCACCGGACGGT
Protein-coding regions in this window:
- a CDS encoding 4Fe-4S dicluster domain-containing protein — protein: MADDKKVLRRDFLKSGGTALAAGALTVGAPLAAAPPAVEAAVSHAASKGYIVYDSRLCFGCQSCMYACSMTHEGVANPSLSRIQIIRDAPSFTKYPYDIVMSVCRQCVTPVCVQNCPTGACHIDAANGNVRRIDQEKCIGCKRCIQSCPQRPHRTVWDPGKKKSTKCDLCVDAPYWNHKGGPGGEQACVSVCPAKALKLVDKAPSQTDIAGYDVNLAPPPRPKAAFPVPPPSQE
- a CDS encoding molybdopterin-dependent oxidoreductase, encoding ATVTIQGDNKVYVPLKGPWMGVYAADACALVVAEEMGARIEDVILQYDNRAFFTPVGGGSDGTTASAWVMKEAAVRCRKALLELAAPKFKAGPEELDTKDTMVFLKSDPGRKIPFGQFIADEGFGDQDKDIAATFFGRPPETTWHQGGKVLDVMNASFCEVAVDTETGEVEVTRFVVACDPGKVLRMTSFEGQLHQAMYFSQGGGLSEEFVYDKASGVKLSTNMIEYRKPTILDLGPIETCAVESRSGNACYGASGISHCMAAPQLPVCAVANAIGKWIEPPITPDKVLRALGKA